One region of Streptomyces rishiriensis genomic DNA includes:
- a CDS encoding ABC transporter ATP-binding protein — MTTDTTTTVAPVGERVLDARGVTMRFGGLTAVRDVDLHVNAGEIVGLIGPNGAGKTTFFNCLTGLYIPTEGEVRYKGTVLPPKSFKVTAAGIARTFQNIRLFANMTVLENVLVGRHTRTKEGFWSAVLRLPSFHRAEAASRARAMELLEFIGLEKKADHLARNLPYGEQRKLEIARALASEPGLLLLDEPTAGMNPQETRATEELVFAIRDKGIAVLVIEHDMRFIFNLCDRVAVLVQGEKLVEGDSATVQGDERVVAAYLGEPFENAPGDEEIAEVEAAEAKADSAATPTDAAPGKENDR; from the coding sequence ATGACCACCGACACCACCACCACGGTCGCCCCCGTCGGCGAAAGGGTCCTCGACGCCCGCGGCGTCACCATGCGCTTCGGCGGCCTCACCGCCGTGCGCGACGTCGACCTGCACGTCAACGCCGGAGAGATCGTCGGCCTCATCGGCCCCAACGGAGCCGGCAAGACGACCTTCTTCAACTGCCTCACCGGCCTCTACATCCCCACCGAGGGCGAGGTCCGCTACAAGGGCACCGTCCTGCCGCCCAAATCCTTCAAGGTCACCGCGGCCGGCATCGCCCGCACCTTCCAGAACATCCGTCTGTTCGCCAACATGACAGTCCTGGAGAACGTCCTCGTAGGCCGCCACACCCGCACCAAGGAAGGCTTCTGGTCGGCCGTCCTGCGCCTCCCCTCCTTCCACCGGGCGGAAGCCGCCTCCCGCGCACGGGCCATGGAACTCCTGGAGTTCATCGGCCTGGAGAAGAAGGCCGACCACCTCGCACGCAACCTCCCCTACGGCGAACAGCGCAAACTGGAGATCGCGCGAGCACTGGCCAGCGAGCCCGGGCTGCTCCTCCTCGACGAGCCCACCGCCGGCATGAACCCCCAGGAAACCCGCGCGACCGAAGAGCTCGTCTTCGCCATCCGCGACAAGGGCATCGCCGTCCTCGTCATCGAGCACGACATGCGCTTCATCTTCAACCTCTGCGACCGGGTCGCCGTACTCGTGCAGGGCGAGAAACTCGTCGAAGGCGACAGCGCCACCGTCCAGGGCGACGAACGCGTCGTCGCCGCCTACCTCGGCGAACCCTTCGAAAACGCCCCCGGCGACGAAGAGATAGCCGAAGTCGAGGCCGCCGAAGCGAAGGCCGACAGCGCCGCCACTCCGACGGACGCCGCGCCCGGCAAGGAGAACGACCGATGA
- a CDS encoding ABC transporter ATP-binding protein, protein MTALLEVEDLRVAYGKIEAVKGISFKVEAGEVVTLIGTNGAGKTTTLRTLSGLLKPVGGQIKFNGKSLKKIPAHDIVSLGLAHSPEGRHIFPRMTIEDNLRLGAFLRSDKPGIEKDIQRAYDLFPILGERRKQAAGTLSGGEQQMLAMGRALMSQPKLLMLDEPSMGLSPIMMQKIMSTIVELKAQGMTILLIEQNAQAALSLADHGHVMEIGKIVLSGTGQDLLHDESVRKAYLGED, encoded by the coding sequence ATGACCGCACTGCTCGAAGTCGAGGACCTCCGGGTCGCCTACGGCAAGATCGAGGCCGTCAAAGGCATCTCGTTCAAGGTCGAGGCCGGCGAGGTCGTCACCCTGATCGGCACCAACGGCGCCGGCAAGACCACCACCCTGCGCACCCTCTCCGGACTCCTCAAGCCCGTCGGCGGCCAGATCAAGTTCAACGGCAAATCGCTGAAGAAGATCCCCGCCCACGACATCGTCTCGCTCGGACTCGCCCACTCCCCCGAGGGGCGGCACATCTTCCCGCGCATGACGATCGAGGACAACCTCCGCCTCGGCGCCTTCCTCCGCAGCGACAAGCCCGGCATCGAGAAGGACATCCAGCGCGCCTACGACCTCTTCCCCATCCTGGGAGAGCGCCGCAAGCAGGCCGCCGGCACCCTCTCGGGCGGCGAACAGCAGATGCTCGCCATGGGCCGCGCCCTCATGTCCCAGCCCAAACTGCTCATGCTGGACGAGCCCTCCATGGGCCTCTCCCCCATCATGATGCAGAAGATCATGTCCACCATCGTCGAGCTCAAGGCCCAGGGCATGACCATCCTGCTCATCGAGCAGAACGCCCAGGCCGCCCTCTCGCTCGCCGACCACGGCCACGTCATGGAGATCGGAAAGATCGTCCTCTCCGGCACCGGCCAGGACCTCCTCCACGACGAGTCCGTCCGCAAGGCGTACCTCGGCGAGGACTGA
- a CDS encoding ANTAR domain-containing response regulator has product MTAPESPQPVDAPDDDKSHVPPLTTRVVIAEDEALIRLDLKEMLEEEGYSVVGEAGDGEQAIELAREHKPDLVILDVKMPKMDGISAAEKIAEERIAPVLMLTAFSQRDLVERARDAGAMAYLVKPFSKSDVVPAIEMAVSRFTELRELENEVADLTLRLETRKLVDRAKSVLQTEYGLTEPAAFRWIQKTSMDRRMSMQQVAEAVIQDADEKKSSKG; this is encoded by the coding sequence GTGACCGCCCCCGAGTCGCCCCAGCCCGTAGACGCGCCCGACGACGACAAGTCGCACGTGCCTCCGCTGACGACCCGCGTCGTCATCGCCGAGGACGAGGCGCTGATCCGTCTCGACCTCAAAGAGATGCTGGAGGAGGAGGGCTACAGCGTCGTCGGCGAGGCCGGTGACGGTGAGCAGGCGATCGAGCTGGCGCGCGAGCACAAGCCGGACCTGGTCATCCTCGATGTGAAGATGCCCAAGATGGACGGCATCTCGGCGGCCGAGAAGATCGCCGAGGAGCGCATCGCGCCGGTGCTGATGCTGACCGCGTTCTCACAGCGCGACCTCGTCGAGCGGGCGCGTGACGCCGGTGCGATGGCGTATCTCGTGAAGCCGTTCAGCAAGAGTGACGTCGTCCCGGCGATCGAGATGGCCGTCTCGCGGTTCACGGAGCTGCGTGAGCTGGAGAACGAGGTCGCGGATCTGACGCTGCGGCTCGAGACGCGCAAGCTGGTGGACCGGGCGAAGTCGGTTCTTCAGACGGAGTACGGGCTGACGGAGCCGGCGGCGTTCCGGTGGATCCAGAAGACGTCGATGGACCGTCGGATGTCGATGCAGCAGGTGGCGGAGGCGGTCATCCAGGACGCCGACGAGAAGAAGTCGTCGAAGGGCTGA
- the pyk gene encoding pyruvate kinase, with the protein MRRAKIVCTLGPATDSYDQVKALVDAGMDVARFNLSHGGHAEHEERYQRVRKASDETGRSVGLLADLQGPKIRLGNFTEGPVLLERGDTFTITVEEGVEGDRHKCGTTYAGLAEDVTTGERILVDDGKVCLEVTEVDGPRVRTRVIEGGVISDHKGLNLPGVAVSVPALSKKDEDDLRWALRTGFDVIALSFVRSGRDIVDVHRIMDDEGRRLPVIAKIEKPQAVENIDDIVAAFDGIMVARGDLGVEMPLEQVPIVQKRAIKLAKRNAKPVIVATQMLDSMIENSRPTRAEASDVANAVIDGTDAVMLSGETSVGKYAIQTVRTMAKIVEAAEEDILAKGLPDLTADNKPRTQGGAVARAAAEIGDFLDAEFLVAFTQSGDTVRRLSRYRSPIPLLAFTPEPATRSQLSLTWGVETFLGPHADSTDAMVDQVDELLLRYGRCRQGDVVVITAGSLTGVSGSTNLVRVHHVGEDDSPK; encoded by the coding sequence ATGCGCCGAGCAAAAATCGTCTGCACCCTGGGCCCCGCCACCGACAGCTACGACCAGGTCAAAGCCCTGGTCGACGCCGGAATGGACGTAGCCCGCTTCAACCTCAGCCACGGCGGCCACGCCGAGCACGAGGAGCGCTACCAGCGCGTTCGCAAGGCCTCCGACGAAACCGGCCGCAGCGTCGGCCTCCTCGCCGACCTTCAGGGTCCGAAGATCCGCCTCGGCAACTTCACCGAAGGCCCCGTACTCCTTGAACGCGGCGACACCTTCACCATCACCGTCGAAGAAGGCGTCGAAGGCGACCGCCACAAGTGCGGCACGACCTACGCCGGCCTCGCGGAAGACGTCACCACCGGCGAACGCATCCTCGTCGACGACGGCAAGGTCTGCCTCGAGGTCACAGAGGTCGACGGACCACGCGTCCGCACCCGCGTCATCGAAGGCGGCGTGATCTCCGACCACAAGGGCCTCAATCTCCCCGGCGTCGCCGTCTCCGTCCCCGCCCTCTCCAAAAAGGACGAGGACGACCTGCGCTGGGCGCTCCGCACGGGCTTCGACGTCATCGCCCTCTCCTTCGTCCGCAGCGGCCGGGACATCGTGGACGTCCACCGGATCATGGACGACGAAGGCCGCCGCCTCCCCGTCATCGCCAAGATCGAAAAGCCCCAGGCCGTCGAGAACATCGACGACATCGTCGCCGCCTTCGACGGAATCATGGTCGCTCGCGGCGACCTCGGCGTCGAAATGCCCCTCGAACAGGTCCCCATCGTCCAAAAGCGCGCGATCAAGCTGGCGAAGCGCAATGCCAAGCCCGTCATCGTCGCCACCCAGATGCTCGACTCCATGATCGAGAACTCCCGCCCCACCCGCGCCGAAGCCTCCGACGTCGCCAACGCCGTCATCGACGGCACCGACGCGGTCATGCTCTCCGGCGAGACCAGCGTCGGCAAATACGCCATCCAGACCGTCCGCACGATGGCGAAGATCGTCGAAGCGGCCGAAGAGGACATCCTCGCCAAGGGCCTGCCCGACCTCACCGCCGACAACAAACCCCGCACCCAGGGCGGCGCCGTCGCCCGCGCGGCCGCCGAGATCGGCGACTTCCTCGACGCCGAGTTCCTCGTCGCCTTCACCCAGAGCGGCGACACCGTCCGCCGCCTCTCCCGCTACCGCTCCCCGATCCCCCTCCTCGCCTTCACCCCCGAACCGGCGACCCGCTCCCAGCTGAGCCTGACCTGGGGGGTCGAGACCTTCCTCGGCCCGCACGCGGACTCCACCGACGCGATGGTCGACCAGGTCGACGAGCTGCTGCTCAGGTACGGGCGCTGCCGGCAGGGTGACGTGGTGGTCATCACGGCGGGATCGCTCACCGGGGTCTCGGGCTCGACGAACCTGGTCCGCGTCCATCACGTGGGCGAGGACGACAGCCCGAAGTAG
- a CDS encoding SIMPL domain-containing protein encodes MTSPQNPPYGTPDAPLLTVRGEAELEVDPEIARIGITVTARGRDRRTTLDDLTRRNTTVLDLIKSYGDEVENLSTGAVSIAPELDHRGRGERVRTYHGTIHLTAELSDFTTLGELTTRLADLDLTRIDGPSWQLRPTSPVHRRARQQAVREAVQRANEYAEALGTTVAALLELADTGTPGGRPRAAFDRRAVRFSMAAAEADTETPEPLDLEPQRIQVRAEISAQFTMNPPSL; translated from the coding sequence ATGACCTCCCCGCAGAACCCCCCGTACGGCACACCCGACGCCCCCCTCCTCACGGTCCGCGGCGAGGCCGAACTCGAAGTCGACCCCGAGATCGCCCGCATCGGCATCACCGTCACCGCCCGCGGCCGCGACCGCCGCACCACCCTCGACGACCTCACCCGCCGCAACACCACCGTCCTCGACCTGATCAAGTCCTACGGCGACGAAGTCGAGAACCTCTCCACCGGCGCCGTCTCCATCGCCCCCGAACTCGACCACCGCGGCCGAGGCGAACGCGTCCGCACCTACCACGGCACCATCCACCTCACCGCCGAACTCAGCGACTTCACCACCCTCGGCGAACTCACCACCCGCCTCGCCGACCTCGACCTCACCCGGATCGACGGCCCCAGCTGGCAACTCCGCCCCACCTCACCCGTCCACCGCCGAGCCCGACAGCAGGCCGTACGCGAAGCCGTACAACGCGCCAACGAGTACGCCGAGGCACTCGGCACCACCGTCGCCGCCCTCCTCGAACTCGCCGACACCGGCACACCGGGTGGACGCCCCCGCGCCGCCTTCGACCGCCGCGCCGTCCGCTTCTCCATGGCAGCCGCCGAAGCCGACACCGAGACCCCCGAACCCCTCGACCTCGAACCCCAGCGCATCCAGGTCCGCGCCGAGATCAGCGCACAGTTCACGATGAATCCACCGAGCCTGTGA
- a CDS encoding bifunctional metallophosphatase/5'-nucleotidase has product MPLNRRKFLKKSAVTGAGVAIAGAAAAPARAAEAKKPAKPVKQPKRYALTVLGTTDLHGHVFNWDYFKDAEYQDAAGNAQGLARISTLVNRIRAEKGRENTLLLDAGDTIQGTPLTYYYAKVDPITAKGGPVHPMAQAMNAIGYDAAALGNHEFNYGIETLRKFESQLRFPLLGANAVDAKTLKPAFPPYVIKTFCVKGAPPVKVAVLGLTNPGIAIWDKAYVQGKLAFPGLEEQAAKWVPKLKSLGADVVIVSAHSGSSGTSSYGDQLPYVENSAALVAQQVPDIDAVLVGHAHVEIPELKVVNAKTGKTVVLSEPLAYAERLSVFDVELVFEKGRWTVESVASKVLNSNTVADDPKITKLLGDEHAKVVAYVNQVVGSATETLTTVEARYKDAPIIDLITKVQEDVVKAALAGTSYASLPVIAQASPFSRTSEIPAGQVTIRDLSSLYVYDNTLVAKLMTGAQVRAYLEYSAQYFVQTAAGAVVDTEKLTNAAGRPDYNYDYVSGLAYEIDIAQAPGSRIRNLTFGGVALDDAQQFVLAVNNYRANGGGAFPHVASAQELWSESTEIRTRISEWVTAKGVLDPKDFASVDWKLTRDGTPVF; this is encoded by the coding sequence ATGCCGTTGAATCGCCGGAAGTTCCTGAAGAAGTCCGCTGTGACCGGGGCGGGGGTGGCGATCGCGGGTGCTGCCGCGGCTCCGGCGCGGGCCGCCGAGGCGAAGAAGCCGGCGAAGCCGGTCAAGCAGCCGAAGCGGTATGCGCTGACCGTGCTGGGGACGACGGACCTGCATGGTCACGTCTTCAACTGGGACTACTTCAAGGACGCGGAGTACCAGGACGCGGCCGGCAATGCTCAGGGGCTGGCGCGTATCTCGACGCTGGTGAACCGGATCCGTGCGGAGAAGGGGCGCGAGAACACGCTGCTGCTGGACGCGGGCGACACGATCCAGGGCACTCCGCTGACGTACTACTACGCGAAGGTGGACCCGATCACCGCCAAGGGTGGTCCGGTGCATCCGATGGCGCAGGCGATGAACGCCATCGGGTACGACGCTGCGGCGCTGGGCAACCACGAGTTCAACTACGGCATCGAGACGCTGCGGAAGTTCGAGTCGCAGTTGCGGTTCCCGCTGCTCGGGGCGAACGCGGTGGACGCGAAGACGCTGAAGCCGGCGTTCCCGCCTTACGTGATCAAGACGTTCTGTGTGAAGGGCGCGCCGCCGGTGAAGGTGGCGGTGCTGGGTCTGACGAACCCGGGTATCGCGATCTGGGACAAGGCGTACGTGCAGGGCAAGCTGGCGTTCCCGGGGCTCGAGGAGCAGGCGGCGAAGTGGGTGCCGAAGCTGAAGTCGCTGGGTGCGGACGTGGTGATCGTGTCGGCGCACTCGGGTTCGTCCGGTACGTCGTCGTACGGTGACCAGTTGCCGTATGTGGAGAACTCGGCGGCGTTGGTGGCGCAGCAGGTGCCGGACATCGACGCGGTGCTGGTGGGTCACGCGCATGTGGAGATCCCGGAGCTGAAGGTCGTCAACGCGAAGACCGGGAAGACGGTCGTGCTGTCGGAGCCGTTGGCGTATGCGGAGCGGCTGTCGGTCTTCGATGTGGAGCTGGTGTTCGAGAAGGGGCGGTGGACGGTCGAGTCCGTTGCTTCGAAGGTGCTGAACTCCAACACGGTCGCGGACGATCCGAAGATCACGAAGCTGCTGGGCGACGAGCACGCGAAGGTCGTGGCGTATGTCAACCAGGTGGTCGGCAGCGCGACGGAGACGCTGACGACGGTGGAGGCGCGGTACAAGGACGCGCCGATCATCGACCTGATCACGAAGGTGCAGGAGGACGTCGTCAAGGCGGCCCTGGCGGGTACGTCGTACGCCTCGCTGCCGGTGATCGCGCAGGCGTCGCCGTTCTCGCGCACGTCGGAGATCCCGGCGGGTCAGGTGACGATCCGGGATCTGTCGAGCCTGTACGTGTACGACAACACGCTGGTGGCGAAGTTGATGACGGGTGCGCAGGTGCGGGCGTACCTGGAGTATTCGGCGCAGTACTTCGTGCAGACGGCGGCGGGAGCGGTGGTCGACACGGAGAAGCTGACGAACGCGGCGGGGCGTCCGGACTACAACTACGACTATGTGTCGGGTCTGGCGTACGAGATCGACATCGCGCAGGCGCCGGGTTCGCGGATCAGGAACCTGACGTTCGGCGGGGTGGCGTTGGACGATGCGCAGCAGTTCGTGCTGGCGGTGAACAACTACCGGGCCAATGGTGGTGGCGCGTTCCCGCACGTGGCGTCGGCACAGGAGTTGTGGTCGGAGTCGACGGAGATCCGTACGCGGATCTCGGAGTGGGTGACGGCGAAGGGTGTGCTGGATCCGAAGGACTTCGCGTCGGTGGACTGGAAGCTGACGCGTGACGGGACGCCGGTGTTCTAG
- a CDS encoding lysine N(6)-hydroxylase/L-ornithine N(5)-oxygenase family protein, with protein MNTPPHFGTDTPRDLVGIGIGPCNLSLAALAHPLAELDAVFYEQRPRFDWHPGLLIDGARVQVPFLADLVTLADPTSPWTFLNYLKTHHRLYPFYFAERFHTQRAEYDTYCRWVADQLPGLHFRHQADAVRWNPERDVFEVDHTQLDTDGEAEALGRTHTRNVVLGIGTEPYVPDALRPLVDAPGVPVVHATDYLTHRDTLLAAGHITVVGSGQSGAEVFLDLLRHRPVGHEQLHWIGRTDAFAPMEYSKLGLEHFTPDYTRYFHALPESTRDRLTTAQWQLHKGIDATTLAAIHDELYRRTLGGGWPDTVLTPGVRVRTAGRIATTKIELHLEHLQQNTRTRLTTDAVVLATGHRERTLDRILAGLDPYIRRDNSERPRVDEHFRLVLDPSITATGCNVYVQNAERHTHGVGAPDLGLAAWRAATILNTLTGKETYPLPTRTAFTTFGLEQPQPRIPTARQAPTLTPLVDRR; from the coding sequence ATGAACACACCCCCACACTTCGGCACCGACACCCCCCGCGACCTCGTCGGCATCGGCATCGGCCCCTGCAACCTCTCCCTCGCCGCCCTCGCCCATCCGCTCGCCGAACTCGACGCCGTCTTCTACGAACAACGCCCCCGCTTCGACTGGCACCCCGGCCTCCTCATCGACGGCGCCCGCGTCCAAGTCCCCTTCCTCGCCGATCTCGTCACCCTCGCCGACCCCACCAGCCCCTGGACCTTCCTCAACTACCTCAAGACCCACCACCGCCTCTACCCCTTCTACTTCGCCGAGCGCTTCCACACCCAACGCGCCGAATACGACACCTACTGCCGCTGGGTCGCCGACCAACTCCCCGGACTCCACTTCCGCCACCAGGCCGACGCCGTCCGCTGGAACCCCGAGCGCGACGTCTTCGAAGTCGACCACACCCAACTCGACACCGACGGCGAAGCCGAAGCCCTCGGCCGCACCCATACCCGCAACGTCGTCCTCGGCATCGGCACCGAGCCCTACGTCCCCGACGCCCTCCGCCCCCTCGTCGACGCCCCCGGCGTACCCGTCGTCCACGCCACCGACTACCTGACCCACCGCGACACCCTCCTCGCCGCCGGCCACATCACCGTCGTCGGGTCAGGACAGTCCGGCGCCGAAGTCTTCCTCGACCTCCTCCGCCACCGACCCGTCGGCCACGAACAACTCCACTGGATCGGCCGCACCGACGCCTTCGCCCCCATGGAGTACTCCAAACTCGGCCTCGAACACTTCACCCCCGACTACACCCGCTACTTCCACGCCCTCCCCGAAAGCACCCGCGACCGCCTCACCACCGCCCAATGGCAACTCCACAAAGGCATCGACGCCACCACCCTCGCCGCCATCCACGACGAGCTCTACCGACGCACCCTGGGCGGCGGCTGGCCCGACACCGTCCTCACCCCCGGCGTCCGCGTCCGCACCGCAGGACGCATCGCCACCACCAAGATCGAACTCCACCTCGAACACCTCCAGCAGAACACCCGCACCCGCCTCACCACCGACGCCGTCGTCCTCGCCACCGGCCACCGCGAACGCACCCTCGACCGCATCCTCGCCGGCCTCGACCCCTACATCCGCCGCGACAACAGCGAACGCCCCCGCGTCGACGAACACTTCCGCCTCGTCCTCGACCCCTCCATCACCGCCACCGGCTGCAACGTCTACGTCCAGAACGCCGAACGCCACACCCACGGCGTAGGCGCACCCGATTTGGGCCTCGCCGCCTGGCGCGCCGCCACCATCCTCAACACCCTCACCGGCAAGGAGACCTACCCCCTCCCCACCCGCACCGCCTTCACCACCTTCGGACTCGAACAACCCCAACCCCGCATCCCCACGGCCCGACAGGCACCCACCCTCACCCCCCTCGTCGACCGACGCTGA
- a CDS encoding pyridoxal phosphate-dependent decarboxylase family protein, with protein sequence MSLPPLASGPEGPDALRPLLTTVLDALAAGLRARGGPLPAGGPQAVAARVRHAAGDLLPEHGDPHALTTLVQALAEGAADPADPLCAAHLHCPPLAVATAADLAVSALNPSLDSWDQAPAASELEALVTRTLAAHAGMADALVTTGGTEANQLALLLARETHGPTLRLVCGANAHHSLPRAAWFLGLPEPVIIPTPTGTLDPAALARTLATLPGGPLVVAATAGTTDAGLIDPLPAIAALTATHGARLHIDAAYGGGLLFSDRHRHLLTGLDTAHTVTLDLHKLGWQPVAAGLLAARDAHDLTALHHHADYLNADDDTEAGLPDLLGRSLRTTRRPDALKIAVTLKTLGRTGLGALVDQVCDRAQQLAALITAHPGFELHAPPTISTVLFRPAGAPDETVAETRRRLLTHGRAVLGRARLDGRLWLKATLLNPHTRPHDLATLLDLVEGNTPR encoded by the coding sequence GTGAGCTTGCCGCCCCTCGCCTCAGGACCCGAAGGCCCCGACGCCCTGAGGCCGTTGCTCACGACCGTCCTCGACGCCCTCGCCGCCGGCCTGCGGGCCCGCGGAGGACCACTCCCCGCAGGCGGCCCCCAAGCCGTCGCCGCGCGAGTACGGCACGCGGCCGGAGACCTCCTCCCCGAACACGGCGACCCCCACGCCCTCACCACCCTCGTCCAGGCCCTCGCCGAAGGCGCCGCCGACCCCGCCGACCCCCTCTGCGCAGCCCACCTGCACTGCCCGCCCCTCGCCGTCGCCACCGCCGCCGACCTCGCCGTATCCGCCCTCAACCCCTCCCTCGACTCCTGGGACCAGGCACCGGCCGCCTCCGAACTCGAGGCCCTCGTGACCCGGACCCTCGCCGCTCACGCAGGCATGGCCGACGCCCTCGTCACCACCGGCGGCACCGAAGCCAACCAGCTCGCCCTCCTCCTCGCCCGCGAAACCCACGGCCCCACCCTCAGACTCGTCTGCGGCGCCAACGCCCACCACTCCCTGCCCCGCGCCGCCTGGTTCCTCGGCCTCCCCGAGCCCGTCATCATCCCCACCCCCACCGGCACCCTCGACCCCGCCGCCCTCGCCCGCACCCTCGCCACCCTGCCCGGCGGCCCCCTCGTCGTCGCCGCCACCGCCGGCACCACCGACGCCGGACTCATCGACCCCCTCCCCGCCATCGCCGCCCTCACCGCCACCCACGGCGCCCGCCTCCACATCGACGCCGCCTACGGAGGCGGCCTCCTCTTCAGCGACCGCCACCGCCACCTGCTCACCGGCCTCGACACCGCCCACACCGTCACCCTCGACCTGCACAAACTCGGCTGGCAACCCGTCGCCGCCGGGCTCCTCGCCGCCCGCGACGCACACGACCTCACCGCCCTCCACCACCACGCCGACTATCTCAACGCCGACGACGACACCGAAGCCGGCCTCCCCGACCTCCTCGGCCGCTCCCTGCGCACCACCCGACGCCCCGACGCCCTCAAGATCGCCGTCACCCTCAAGACCCTCGGCCGCACCGGCCTCGGCGCGCTCGTCGATCAAGTCTGCGACCGTGCCCAGCAGTTGGCCGCCCTCATCACCGCACACCCCGGCTTCGAACTCCACGCCCCACCCACCATCAGCACCGTCCTGTTCCGCCCCGCCGGCGCCCCCGACGAGACCGTGGCCGAGACCCGCCGCCGCCTCCTCACCCACGGCCGCGCCGTCCTCGGCCGAGCCCGCCTCGACGGCCGGCTCTGGCTCAAGGCCACCCTCCTCAACCCCCACACCCGCCCCCACGACCTCGCCACCCTCCTCGACCTGGTGGAAGGAAACACCCCCCGATGA